One genomic segment of Candidatus Nanoarchaeia archaeon includes these proteins:
- a CDS encoding methyltransferase domain-containing protein, producing MNRTSKSREKYNRLARFYDSYNKLAERLWFSKWREKFFAPLKGKILEVGIGTGENIGYYDKNAEVIGIDFSEKMLEKAREKLIKSGKKNITLKQMDAENLNFKDDSFDYVVTSCVFCSVPDPIRGLEEIRRILKPTGRLIMIEHVLSKNPVLALIEHIHNPLTRVIMGVNINRNTKQNIINADMKIVKDQNLALLDVFRLFIARKSSKEA from the coding sequence ATGAATAGAACTAGTAAAAGCAGAGAGAAGTATAATCGTCTGGCAAGATTCTATGATTCATATAATAAACTTGCTGAAAGATTATGGTTCAGTAAATGGAGGGAAAAGTTTTTCGCTCCGCTAAAAGGAAAGATCCTTGAGGTAGGGATAGGAACAGGAGAAAATATTGGCTATTATGATAAGAACGCAGAAGTTATAGGAATTGATTTTTCAGAAAAGATGTTAGAGAAGGCCAGAGAAAAGTTAATTAAATCTGGCAAGAAAAACATCACTCTAAAGCAAATGGATGCTGAGAATCTTAATTTTAAAGACGATTCGTTTGACTATGTTGTAACAAGCTGTGTTTTTTGCTCGGTTCCTGACCCCATACGAGGCTTAGAGGAAATAAGGAGAATTCTAAAACCAACAGGCAGACTGATCATGATTGAACATGTGTTAAGCAAAAACCCTGTACTAGCATTGATTGAACACATCCATAATCCCCTAACAAGGGTTATTATGGGCGTAAACATTAATAGGAACACGAAACAAAATATAATTAATGCTGATATGAAAATCGTAAAAGACCAAAATCTTGCGTTACTCGACGTATTTAGGTTATTTATAGCAAGAAAATCATCTAAAGAGGCGTAA
- a CDS encoding metalloregulator ArsR/SmtB family transcription factor, with protein sequence MRELYSIHAEMCKVFSNSTRLEILNLLRDKERSVTELIEKTKLSQANISQHLSIMKSKGIVASSRKGKNIYYKLTNPKIIKAFDIIREVLTERLRQNGKIVRGL encoded by the coding sequence ATGAGGGAATTGTATAGCATTCATGCTGAGATGTGCAAGGTTTTTTCAAATTCAACGAGATTGGAGATCCTGAACCTATTGAGAGATAAAGAACGTTCAGTCACTGAGCTGATAGAAAAGACAAAGTTAAGCCAGGCAAATATTTCTCAGCATTTGTCTATTATGAAGTCTAAAGGCATTGTGGCATCAAGCAGGAAAGGCAAGAACATCTATTACAAACTTACAAATCCGAAAATCATTAAGGCATTTGATATCATAAGAGAAGTTTTGACTGAAAGGTTAAGGCAGAATGGAAAAATTGTTAGAGGTTTATAG
- a CDS encoding SHOCT domain-containing protein — MEKDKNTLVWIFIAVIVILFLIGSLGMGGYGMMGFGMGFGFIFMLIFWGVLIWLVVALINAGQAGRKEEDPSVILKKRYASGEISKKQYGEMKKELLP, encoded by the coding sequence ATGGAAAAAGATAAAAACACATTGGTATGGATTTTCATTGCTGTGATTGTTATACTGTTCCTCATAGGAAGTCTTGGAATGGGCGGGTATGGGATGATGGGCTTTGGCATGGGTTTCGGATTCATCTTTATGCTGATTTTCTGGGGAGTGTTAATATGGCTGGTTGTTGCGCTTATCAATGCTGGTCAGGCAGGCAGGAAAGAGGAAGATCCATCAGTCATACTTAAAAAAAGGTATGCTTCTGGGGAAATATCAAAAAAGCAGTATGGGGAAATGAAAAAAGAACTGTTGCCATGA
- a CDS encoding MarR family transcriptional regulator codes for MEKLLEVYRMKKINVTKLDKVTKILLILLVGVVFYFAAFFIVTPFFATGPAPAMGMMGQMMGSGIMNFSSSSSASMNLISLIAAIVAALVVSFYLFKHDAKEQEYSIIKRALSEDENAILDVIKKAGEITQDSLRFRLNWSKAKVSTILTNLDKIGLIQRERIGKTYKVYLQKQE; via the coding sequence ATGGAAAAATTGTTAGAGGTTTATAGGATGAAAAAAATCAATGTAACGAAATTAGATAAGGTAACCAAGATATTGCTGATTTTATTAGTTGGCGTTGTTTTCTATTTTGCTGCATTCTTTATAGTAACGCCATTTTTCGCTACAGGGCCTGCCCCAGCGATGGGCATGATGGGCCAAATGATGGGCTCTGGCATAATGAATTTCTCTAGTAGCAGCTCTGCTAGTATGAATTTAATTTCATTGATTGCTGCAATTGTTGCTGCGCTTGTTGTTTCTTTTTATTTATTTAAGCATGACGCTAAAGAGCAGGAGTATAGTATCATAAAAAGGGCTTTATCTGAAGATGAAAACGCGATCTTAGACGTTATAAAAAAAGCAGGTGAAATAACCCAGGACTCGTTAAGGTTTAGATTAAATTGGAGCAAAGCAAAAGTTTCAACAATACTGACTAATCTGGACAAAATAGGGTTAATCCAAAGAGAACGGATAGGAAAAACGTACAAGGTATATTTACAGAAGCAAGAATAA
- a CDS encoding SHOCT domain-containing protein — translation MKTVILALGMLLLSIVLVSADGDHQSEFEEGKKLVDSGMSCDNLTDEQLEAIGEYYMEQMHPGEAHELMDEMMGGEGSENLKQVHIQMAKRLYCNENAGGMMGSGGMMGMMNMMGGGMMGQGTTGWQNPQTNMMQGMMGNWGYGLGYWNFWGIIGLLVWMGIMVLIIWFIYTFIIKREAVPEIPINVLKKRYAKGEINKKQFEEMKKELKE, via the coding sequence ATGAAAACAGTAATATTAGCTTTGGGAATGCTGCTGCTGAGCATAGTCTTAGTATCAGCTGATGGAGATCATCAAAGTGAATTTGAAGAAGGGAAAAAACTTGTTGATAGTGGAATGAGTTGTGATAACTTAACAGATGAACAGCTTGAAGCTATTGGAGAGTATTACATGGAACAAATGCATCCTGGCGAAGCCCATGAGCTGATGGATGAGATGATGGGTGGAGAAGGTTCTGAAAATTTAAAGCAGGTGCATATTCAAATGGCTAAAAGGCTTTATTGCAATGAAAATGCCGGCGGAATGATGGGCTCAGGGGGCATGATGGGAATGATGAATATGATGGGTGGCGGAATGATGGGCCAGGGAACGACGGGTTGGCAGAATCCGCAAACAAACATGATGCAGGGAATGATGGGTAATTGGGGGTATGGTCTTGGTTATTGGAATTTTTGGGGTATAATCGGGTTATTGGTTTGGATGGGAATAATGGTTTTGATAATCTGGTTTATCTATACATTCATAATAAAAAGAGAAGCAGTCCCTGAAATTCCTATTAATGTCTTAAAGAAAAGGTATGCTAAAGGAGAGATAAACAAAAAACAATTTGAGGAAATGAAAAAGGAGCTAAAGGAGTGA
- a CDS encoding DUF302 domain-containing protein, with product MNPEDFAYIVETEKSFDESTVSVLKAVEQKGWALFQIYDVKERLAAKGFKQKPLKIIEICSGKYANQFLNKNRLISLCMPCKINVIEENGKVKIIGMKPTMISQFFPEVSKREAEEVEREIIEMVDNAR from the coding sequence ATGAATCCAGAGGATTTTGCATATATTGTTGAAACAGAAAAGAGCTTTGATGAATCAACTGTTTCAGTTTTGAAAGCAGTTGAGCAGAAAGGTTGGGCTTTGTTTCAGATTTATGATGTAAAAGAGAGGTTAGCGGCAAAGGGGTTTAAACAAAAGCCATTGAAAATAATTGAGATATGCTCAGGCAAATATGCAAATCAGTTCCTGAATAAGAATAGGTTAATCTCTCTTTGTATGCCTTGCAAAATCAATGTGATAGAAGAGAATGGAAAGGTAAAGATTATTGGAATGAAACCGACTATGATATCACAATTTTTCCCAGAAGTTAGCAAAAGAGAAGCTGAGGAGGTAGAAAGAGAGATTATTGAAATGGTGGATAATGCAAGGTAA